From Pseudomonas fluorescens, one genomic window encodes:
- a CDS encoding LexA family transcriptional regulator — translation MTKKRILPPELIAECAAAHDLFLSKKNELKLSQKKIADEAGMTPAAVNLYFKGINPLNTKFAAVLARMLDEPVSAFSPRLADEIASLTSAPVKGGASAAEKVMEMIRKHAGKNLDADAQEKIAAAALTAASEAQGKVIQADFSGLKARAGEIVIRQYDVRASMGHGQVPGDYNEVVRNLIIHEDVLREKNISYTSPHSLAMITGWGQSMEGTINDKDPLIVDKGVNEFAGDGIYVLTWLDHLYIKRVQVMDSERFWLISDNAKHKDQVARIEDVTIHAKVLMIWNARKA, via the coding sequence ATGACTAAGAAACGAATTCTCCCGCCAGAGCTGATCGCCGAATGCGCGGCCGCGCACGACCTGTTCCTCTCGAAGAAGAACGAGCTGAAGCTCAGCCAAAAGAAAATTGCCGATGAGGCGGGAATGACGCCTGCTGCCGTGAACCTCTACTTCAAGGGCATCAACCCCCTGAATACGAAGTTCGCCGCAGTACTTGCACGCATGCTTGATGAGCCTGTTTCGGCGTTCAGCCCGCGCCTAGCTGATGAGATCGCATCACTGACTAGCGCCCCAGTTAAGGGCGGGGCTAGCGCAGCCGAGAAGGTGATGGAGATGATCCGCAAGCATGCGGGCAAGAATCTCGACGCCGATGCGCAAGAGAAGATCGCGGCGGCAGCGCTCACGGCGGCCAGCGAGGCCCAGGGCAAGGTAATTCAGGCGGATTTTTCAGGACTAAAGGCGCGTGCGGGAGAGATCGTGATTCGCCAATACGATGTCCGAGCTTCGATGGGTCACGGTCAAGTCCCGGGCGACTACAACGAGGTCGTTCGCAACCTCATCATTCACGAAGACGTGCTGCGCGAGAAAAACATCTCTTACACCTCCCCTCACTCACTCGCCATGATTACCGGCTGGGGCCAGAGCATGGAAGGCACCATCAACGACAAAGACCCGCTGATCGTAGACAAAGGGGTTAACGAGTTCGCGGGCGACGGTATTTACGTGCTGACTTGGCTTGATCACCTGTACATAAAACGAGTGCAGGTTATGGATTCGGAGCGCTTTTGGCTGATTTCGGACAACGCAAAACACAAGGACCAAGTAGCCAGGATTGAGGACGTTACGATCCACGCCAAGGTGTTGATGATCTGGAATGCACGGAAGGCCTAA
- a CDS encoding Cro/CI family transcriptional regulator: MNETPLDKFVADKGQSEAARLLRVTAPAIHKALSAKRDIRVLELPDGSFEAKEQRPFPSQKSAA; encoded by the coding sequence ATGAATGAGACTCCCCTCGACAAGTTCGTGGCTGACAAAGGGCAGTCCGAAGCCGCAAGACTTCTTCGGGTAACTGCCCCAGCCATTCACAAAGCCCTTTCTGCGAAACGAGATATCCGCGTGCTTGAGCTTCCTGATGGGAGTTTTGAGGCGAAGGAACAGCGTCCGTTTCCCTCCCAAAAATCTGCCGCTTAA